The following DNA comes from Simkania negevensis Z.
TATACTTCAGAAAGGGTGTCACCAATATCAAAAATGTCATCAACAATTAAAATGTGTTTCTCTTCAGCTCGAAGTTTTTCTAATCCTGAAATGATGAGTTCTCCTTTTTGCATCCCTCGCTCTCCGTAACTTGAGCAAGAGAGAGCTTCAACGCGCATCGGGAGATGAAGAAGGCGCATGAGATCTGCAACGAGAAAAAAGGCTCCTTTCATGAGCATAACAATCGTGATCTCTTCATCTTTATAAAGAGTTTCGAGTTCTTGTGCTAAGGCACGCAATCTCTCGTCAATTTTTTCTCGATCGATGAGAAGGTCAAGTTGAAGGGCGTTTCCTGGAGGTTGTTTTTTTTCGAGAAAACTATGATTCATCTTCTGTAAAGCTACACCCTTGCTCAATCAGGTTATCAATGAAATCGAGATTGTACTCACCTGAGATAAATTTTTGGTTATTAAGCATGAATCGATGGAAGGAGATAGTCGAATCTACTCCCCCAATATGAAACTCTTTAAGGGCTCTTTTGGCAATGCGGATGGCCTCTTCTCTATCACGCCCTTTCACAATCAGCTTTGCAATGAGTGAATCGTAATGGGGAGGGATTTTGTACCCAGAGTAGCATGCGCTATCTATACGGATATTGGGTCCACCTGGTGGAATGTAGTACTCGAGTAACCCAGGTGAAGGCATGAAATTTTTCGAAGGGTTTTCTGCATTGATCCGAAATTGAAAGACATGGCCATTGAAACCGATGTTCTTCTGTTTATAGTTAAGCTTTTCACCCATGGACATCCGGATTTGTTCTTTCAAAAGGTCAATTCCAGTCAAGTCCTCAGTCACTGTGTGCTCAACTTGAATGCGTGTATTCACTTCCATGAAGTAGAAGTTTTTCTTCTCATCGAGAAGGAACTCAACGGTTCCAACTGTATGGTATTTTGCAGCTTTTGCAATGTTGACTGAAGCATCCCCCATTTTCTTGCGAAGAGCT
Coding sequences within:
- a CDS encoding phosphoribosyltransferase, yielding MNHSFLEKKQPPGNALQLDLLIDREKIDERLRALAQELETLYKDEEITIVMLMKGAFFLVADLMRLLHLPMRVEALSCSSYGERGMQKGELIISGLEKLRAEEKHILIVDDIFDIGDTLSEVYEVLKQKKPASLRSLVLLTKDVPHQTDYRPDFSLFDIEDRFVVGYGLDYKEYYRGMPDIYAINP